A genomic segment from Amyelois transitella isolate CPQ chromosome 15, ilAmyTran1.1, whole genome shotgun sequence encodes:
- the LOC132902567 gene encoding uncharacterized protein LOC132902567, with protein sequence MPPKKDVKDNMEEHESRDDSPKISFRDIEQSMTTFSGDDTYPISTWFDEFEDVAQLMDWSETEKLIYAKRLLTGTAKLFLRSLGSVRDYKNLKQQLDEEFGAKLNSAAIHKKLSSRKMKKDETYQQYFLHMKECALHGNIEDAALMEYVIDGIEDTETNKAILYGASNLKEFRKKLDIYKTMKEKCQNQSSPLSTQPMKNKTMKRCFKCGDLDHQAPACTKGIKCFRCNEFGHKGTECNDSPKKVLNIQNGKTNIKIDEEDKEVKIPYKRIRVNNFEKIALIDTGSDVNLMRISEVMKVIKDESNYDKDTITELTGIAGKRLHTEGLLSAKVVIDDYYTDFKFYVVQDNCIPVSIILGNPLLKEFEVKFTAKGVYLEKNPCMTRIVKENHAIYKDHNPENKAIAKKINKIFEEYKNAEKKKESNIDIKLVLTDEDPIRQSPRPLPPLERTLHKKDLLVARWASLLEEYSNEIELNNADALIRNPVCTMHTKIAARQKKVPNAHFGTTKIEEPVNRDS encoded by the exons ATGCCGCCGAAGAAGGATGTAAAGGATAATATGGAAGAACATGAGTCTCGTGATGACTCACCGAAAATATCCTTCAGAGACATCGAACAATCGATGACGACATTTAGCGGAGACGATACTTACCCGATTTCAACATGGTTCGACGAGTTTGAAGATGTTGCGCAGTTGATGGACTGGTCGGAAACTGAAAAGTTGATTTATGCTAAAAGATTACTAACCGGAACCGCTAAACTATTTCTACGATCACTCGGAAGTGTACGGGATTATAAGAACCTGAAACAACAGCTTGATGAAGAATTTGGCGCTAAGTTGAACAGTGCCGCTATACATAAGAAACTTAGCtcaagaaaaatgaaaaaagatgAAACTTACCAGCAATACTTTCTTCATATGAAAGAATGTGCACTCCATGGAAACATTGAAGATGCAGCACTTATGGAATATGTCATTGATGGCATTGAGGATACTGAAACGAATAAAGCAATTTTGTATGGTGCATCGAACCTTAaagaatttagaaaaaagttagacatttataaaactatgaaagaaaaatgtcAGAACCAGTCTAGCCCGTTGTCTACTCAACCAATGAAGAACAAGACTATGAAGAGATGTTTTAAATGTGGAGACCTTGATCACCAAGCACCTGCATGCACAAAaggtattaaatgttttaggTGCAATGAATTTGGCCACAAAGGAACAGAATGTAATGACTCACCTAAGAAAGTGCTGAATATTCAAAATGGTAAAACCAACATTAAGATTGATGAAGAAGATAAAGAAGTTAAAATTCCATACAAGAGAATTAgagttaataattttgaaaagatagCACTAATAGATACCGGAAGCGATGTTAATTTAATGAGAATATCTGAAGTTATGAAAGTTATTAAAGATGAATCTAATTATGACAAAGATACTATTACAGAACTTACTGGGATAGCAGGAAAACGACTACACACGGAAGGACTTTTGAGCGCTAAAGTTGTGATTGATGATTATTATaccgattttaaattttatgttgtaCAAGATAACTGTATACCTGTTAGCATTATCCTTGGAAATCCTCTTCTTAAAGAATTTGAAGTCAAGTTTACTGCAAAGGGCGtttatctagaaaaaaatcctTGCATGACACgaattgttaaagaaaatcatGCTATTTATAAAGATCATAACCCTGAAAATAAAGCAATTGctaaaaagattaataaaatatttgaagaatATAAGAATGcagaaaagaagaaagaaagtaatattgatataaaattagtaCTTACCGATGAAGATCCTATCCGTCAGAGTCCACGTCCATTACCTCCACTAGAAAGAACATTACATAAGAAAGACTTACTTGTAGCTCGTTGGGCTTCGCTCCTGGAAGAGTACAGTAATGAAATAGAACTTAATAATGCTGACGCATTAATTAGAAATCCAGTGTGCACAATGCATACAAAGATTGCTGCCCGTCAGAAGAAAGTACCAAATGCACATTTTGGAACTACTAAGATTGAAGAACCTGTTAATAGAGa TTCCTAA